A region of Lycium barbarum isolate Lr01 chromosome 3, ASM1917538v2, whole genome shotgun sequence DNA encodes the following proteins:
- the LOC132630057 gene encoding protein S40-4-like, whose translation MATRKNKNFLFLGGKDRITPLPSSTSTLQFEFDEAEMWSNSEEINVVHNSEQKLSIPSSRISKKTTKKGDRRAISSTSLPVNIPDWSKILGNDQKGSFGNNDVVGYDYDDDVDFDYESRIPPHEYLARTRVASFSVHEGIGRTLKGRDLSRVRNAIWKQTGFED comes from the coding sequence ATGGCAACAAGGAAGAACAAAAACTTCTTGTTCCTAGGTGGAAAAGACAGAATTACCCCTCTACCTTCAAGCACAAGTACCCTCCAGTTTGAATTTGATGAAGCTGAAATGTGGTCCAATTCTGAAGAAATAAATGTTGTTCATAATTCTGAACAAAAATTATCTATACCAAGTTCAAGAATTTCGAAGAAAACTACGAAAAAAGGCGATAGGAGGGCAATTTCGTCAACATCATTGCCAGTTAATATACCAGACTGGTCTAAAATACTAGGTAATGATCAGAAGGGCAGTTTTGGAAATAATGATGTTGTTGgttatgattatgatgatgacgtGGATTTCGATTATGAAAGTAGAATACCCCCACATGAATATTTAGCAAGGACAAGAGTTGCTTCATTTTCAGTACATGAAGGAATTGGAAGGACATTAAAAGGAAGAGATTTAAGTAGAGTTAGAAATGCTATTTGGAAACAAACTGGTTTTGAAGATTAG